A window of Gloeomargarita sp. SRBZ-1_bins_9 genomic DNA:
AAGTCATGCCCTGGCGACCGTCCTCGACCGCATGGTGCGCTACCACTACAGCAAACGCTATGCCAACGCCGGCGAAGCCCTGGCTGCCCTGCGCAGTTTCCATCTTCTGGACGCGGCCTCTCCCCCAACCCATCGCCCCACCACCGTGACCCGTGCTGCCCGGCCGGCGCCACCCCCGACTCGCGTTGCCCCCCCATCCCTGGTGGATTCCCTGTTCAACAGGGTGGTGTGGAAATACGGTCTTATAGCTGCCGTCGCCTTGGCGGTCATAGCCCTGTTGACCCTGCCATTTCAAACCCTGGTCAGCCAGCGCGCCCGCCCTAAGGAACCCAGGGAACCGAACCCTGCGCCGACGGTCACGCCCGCCGATACCCCTGCTGAACCCGTCACCCGCTCCACCTCCATTGAGTTGCAGCCCGGTGGCACCTTCCAAACGGAGCGTACCCTGCGGCCTGCCGAAACCCACGTGTACACCTTCAGCGTCAACCCCAACCCCGGCGCTCCCCCCTGGGAATTGGTGCTAGTGTTGAATGCGAGTGACCCCCAGCTGACCGCTGCCCTCATTTACCCCGACCGACAAAGCCAAGACTCCATCCGCGAAGGTCGGTATCAGTTATCCCAACGCGGCACCTACGAGGTCAAAATTACCGGCGGTCAAGGTTCCTATCAGTTGCAACTGCAATTGGTCGCTCCGGCGCCAGCCCCCAGCCCCACCCCCGAGGAACCCGAAGAAGAACCCATCAATCCCGTACTACGGGGTCGCTAAAGGGGGCATTTCGTGTCAGGATCAACACAGCAACCCAGGAAAACCATCATGAGTCAAGAGTCTCCGTTTCGGGTCGGTCAAACGGTGCGGGTCAAGGCCCCCGTGGTGGTGTACCATCATCCACAGTACAAGGGCAAACCCTACAACCTCCAAGGGCAAGTCGGCCAAGTGGTGGAGGTGATTAGCACCTGGCAGGGTCGCCCGCTGACCGCCAATTTACCCATCGTAGTGCAGTTCGACCCCAAATTTAAGGCCCACTTGCAGGCGGAAGAACTGGAACCGGTGGATTAACGGAAAGGCATTGGCTCAGTTTGGATGTTTTTCGGAGGATGACCACGGTGGCCATGGTTCCGGTCAACAACCCGGGCAGTTGAGGCTACGTATTGCTGCTCCTGCGCCATACCGCCTGGCTCGGGTGTATCTATGGAGGTGGCCATTCCCCTGAGTCGCCGCCTGACAACTGGGCGTAGGGGTAGAAACCAGGCCGTGGTTACAAAAAGGTGGGTTCACCCAGAAGCTACTGCTGTTGGGCTACGCCTGGAACAATCCCCACGTCTTGTGGACTGCATGGGGGGATTGAGGTGCTGTTTGTGGGGTCTAGTCCCCTGGGGCGAACCCCCCTTGGCGACCTAGCTGGTTGCGCAGGGATTGTTGCCTTTGTGCTCCCTAGCGATGGCCGTGTCGGCTTGGACCGATGGCGGATTTGGGTGCGGGTCTATTTATTCAGGTACCTCTTGCAGCCATTGGGGTGGGACCTGGTTCGGTTCGGGCACAATCCACAGATAAATCATCCGCCCATCCACCTGCTGCACCTTATCCGGTTTCCACTCGCCCATATCAAAGGCATGGGAGACAATCCGGGTTCCGGGCCGCAACCGCAAGAGTCGGGGTCGCAGGCGCAAATTCACACTGGGCAGTAGGTACATCGTGATAACCGTATATTTACTCAAATCCGCATCAAACAGATTCTGCTGGATGATTTCGGCCCGGTCCGCAATGCCAGCCATTTCGATATTGCGGCGACTGAGGGCAACCAAGGCGGGGTCAATTTCAATGCCGACTGCCCGTTTGACCCCATGATTTTTCACAGCACTGATCACAATCCGCCCATCGCCGCTGCCCAGGTCCACCAGCACATCCTCGCTATTGACGTTGGCCAATTTGAGCATGGCATCTACAACCTCTTGGGGAGTGGGGACAAAGGGCACATCCTTGGCAATGTACTCTGTGTCCAGGGTCTGGGCTACCGGTTCCTGGTCGGGCCGCTGGGGCACAGCGCGCAGGGGCAGCCCCACCCAAGCCACGGCCGCCGCCAGACCGAAACCGATACCCGTACACAAAACCACCGATTTACGCAGCATTGTCGAAGAACCTCCGTGAATAACAAATACAGTACGCACCAGTAGCCTAGAGAGGATTCAGGTCGGTTTGGCGAGGTAGCTCAAAGGCAGACCCACGGCTAGCACCCCCACCCCCACCAAAGCCCCAATGCCGGTATAGGCCAAGCTGGCGTAGAGCAGGTAGCCGCAGGTGGCGCAAAACAGCAGGGGCGTGAGGGGGTAGCCCGGCACTTGAAACGGTCGCAGCCGATCCGGTTCCCGCCGTCGTAAACCCATCAGGGCGACACCCGTCAGCAGCATAAATAGCCAAAACACCGGCGCGGTGTAATCCACCATCGTGGCAAACCCCTTGCGGGTCACCGTCCCCAAACCGACCAGGGCCAAGCATATCCCCCCCTGTAACCCCAAAGCCGAGACGGGAGAATCCCAGCGGGAGTTCCAGACCCCCAGCCAACGCAACCAGGCCACGTCCTGCCCCAGGGCGTAATTGGTGCGGGCGCCGGTGATGATCGTCCCCTGCATCGCTCCCAAGGCCGACAGGGCAATCAACCCACTGGTCAAGACCACCCCCACCGGCCCTAAGGTTTGGCGCATTAACTCAGCCGCCACCGCTTGGGATTGGGCCACCCCCGCTAAACCTAGCCCCCGTAGGTAGGCCCCATTGACCAGCAGGTACAAAATCGTGACCAGGCCAATACCGCCCAACAGTACCCGTGGCATGGTTCGCCGCACCTGGCGCAATTCCGCCGAGATATAGGCCGCCTCGCTCCACCCCCCATAGGTAAACAGCACAAAAATCAAGGCCAACCCCAGGTTAAACGTACCGGACGACGTCCCGGTCACAGTCGTGGTTCCTGCCGAGCGCCAGCCCACCAGCACCACCAGCAACAAACCCAGTACCTTCGCCCCACTCAACACCGCCTGGAGCCATTTGCCCGGTTTGACCCCCAGTCCATTAGCCAAGGTCAGCAGCACTACCGCCCCTGCCGCATACCAGGAGGCACTGTAGTCCCCCAGCCGCCACAACTGGCTGCAATAATCTCCAAACACAAAGGCCAGCAAGGCAATCGAACCCGATTGAATCACCGTCATGCGCGCCCAGGCAAACAAAAACGCCAACCGCGGCCCAAACATCCGGTCCAGGTAGTGGTAAATCCCCCCCGCATGGGGATAGGTCGCGCCCAATTCTGCAAAACACAATCCCCCCACCAGGGACAGCACACCCCCAAGCAGCCACAGGCCCAGCACCTGCGGGACACTGGTGAGATGGGCAGCCACCCACACCGGCGTCTCGAAAATCCCCACCCCCACCACAATCCCCACAATCAACGCGATCCCATCCCAGGTGGTCAACTGGGGCCGCAGCTCCAGGCGCACGGGGCTATCCGGTACAGTCATAGCCTAACTTGGCCACAAAAACGATACAAAGGCTACCCGTTACCATAGGCGAGAAGCCCTCCCCTTGACAAGCAGCCTCTAGTCAAGACCGGTCCGGTTCCAGACCCCGTGCAAAATCTTCCTTTTTGAGATAGATAGGGATGAAGCGATGGATGGCGACCGTTTCCAACAGCACCAGAATTTGGGGTTGGGGCGCCACTAAAAAAACCTGCCCCCCCAGTCCTTGAATTTGCTTGCTGCAACTCACCAGCGCCCCTAACCCCCTACTGTCCATGAAACCCACCGCGCTGAGGTCAATGCCCACAATTTTCGGTTGACCGTTTAGGTGGGCCAGGCACTGCTGTTTGAAGGTTTCCGCCGTCGCCGTATCCAAACGGGTCAAAGGAAGCCCCACCGGCGTGACCGGTGTAACGAGAATGCGTTCCATCATCCCTTCAGGATAGGATGCTAATAAAAAATTTAATCGAAACGATAGTGTTTACGGACCGGTTGGGTAATTTT
This region includes:
- a CDS encoding protein kinase, with translation MQTGERLAGRYQVVKVLGSGGFGTTYLARDTHRPGQPFCVIKHLKPDSDDEFVVTTARRLFNSEAEILEQLGKHDQIPALLAYFEEKGEFYLVQEFIEGHPLSQEMQRGVPWPQEKVVRLLTDVLTTLDFVHRHGVIHRDIKPDNLIRRKSDGKLVLIDFGAVKQLRDPQTAAQQRTGATVAIGTVGYAPAEQAQGKPQFASDIYSLGIVAICALTGKEPSELASDPQTGELVWRQGVQVSHALATVLDRMVRYHYSKRYANAGEALAALRSFHLLDAASPPTHRPTTVTRAARPAPPPTRVAPPSLVDSLFNRVVWKYGLIAAVALAVIALLTLPFQTLVSQRARPKEPREPNPAPTVTPADTPAEPVTRSTSIELQPGGTFQTERTLRPAETHVYTFSVNPNPGAPPWELVLVLNASDPQLTAALIYPDRQSQDSIREGRYQLSQRGTYEVKITGGQGSYQLQLQLVAPAPAPSPTPEEPEEEPINPVLRGR
- a CDS encoding ferredoxin-thioredoxin reductase variable chain — protein: MSQESPFRVGQTVRVKAPVVVYHHPQYKGKPYNLQGQVGQVVEVISTWQGRPLTANLPIVVQFDPKFKAHLQAEELEPVD
- a CDS encoding 50S ribosomal protein L11 methyltransferase, translating into MLRKSVVLCTGIGFGLAAAVAWVGLPLRAVPQRPDQEPVAQTLDTEYIAKDVPFVPTPQEVVDAMLKLANVNSEDVLVDLGSGDGRIVISAVKNHGVKRAVGIEIDPALVALSRRNIEMAGIADRAEIIQQNLFDADLSKYTVITMYLLPSVNLRLRPRLLRLRPGTRIVSHAFDMGEWKPDKVQQVDGRMIYLWIVPEPNQVPPQWLQEVPE
- a CDS encoding amino acid permease, with the translated sequence MTVPDSPVRLELRPQLTTWDGIALIVGIVVGVGIFETPVWVAAHLTSVPQVLGLWLLGGVLSLVGGLCFAELGATYPHAGGIYHYLDRMFGPRLAFLFAWARMTVIQSGSIALLAFVFGDYCSQLWRLGDYSASWYAAGAVVLLTLANGLGVKPGKWLQAVLSGAKVLGLLLVVLVGWRSAGTTTVTGTSSGTFNLGLALIFVLFTYGGWSEAAYISAELRQVRRTMPRVLLGGIGLVTILYLLVNGAYLRGLGLAGVAQSQAVAAELMRQTLGPVGVVLTSGLIALSALGAMQGTIITGARTNYALGQDVAWLRWLGVWNSRWDSPVSALGLQGGICLALVGLGTVTRKGFATMVDYTAPVFWLFMLLTGVALMGLRRREPDRLRPFQVPGYPLTPLLFCATCGYLLYASLAYTGIGALVGVGVLAVGLPLSYLAKPT
- a CDS encoding STAS domain-containing protein produces the protein MMERILVTPVTPVGLPLTRLDTATAETFKQQCLAHLNGQPKIVGIDLSAVGFMDSRGLGALVSCSKQIQGLGGQVFLVAPQPQILVLLETVAIHRFIPIYLKKEDFARGLEPDRS